ATTACAAATCAGGAAAAGACCTCTTGTGCCTTTACCTAAACAACAACGAAGATTCACAGCTTTTCAAGGGAAAAGGCCTTCGCTTGGGGGGCAGCAAAGAGCTGTACGAAGACAATGGCACTTTTTTTGGCGACCTTTCGGCCATACTCATCGACAACATGCCCCTGTGGGCCGAATTCAGTAGCACGCCCAGTAACAAGGTATCGCTCATGGGCGAGTGGGAGACCAAGATACAGGCAATCATCGAAGAAAGCATCAAAGAGAACGTGACCAGTATGGCAGGGGTGCCCTCTTGGATGCTTGTACTGTTGAACAGCGTACTTGAAAAAACGGGCAAGAACCATTTATTTGAGATTTGGCCCAATCTTGAGGTGTACTTTCATGGCGGCGTGAGTTTTGTACCATACAAAGAGCAGTATAAAAAACTGTTGCCCAGAAAGAGCTTCAAGTATTACGAAATCTATAATGCCTCTGAGGGGTTTTTTGGTATTCAAGACCGTAACAATGCCGATGACCTGCTGTTGATGCTGGATTATGGTATTTTCTATGAGTTTATTCCAATGGACGGATATGGAACTGAAGAAGAAAGGGTGATTCCCATCTGGGAAGTGCAGACCGGTGTCAACTATGCCATGGTTATCACCACCAATGCAGGCCTATGGCGTTATAAAATTGGTGATACCGTGCGGTTTACCTCTACCGACCCCTATCGCATTAGGATTACGGGGCGCACCAAGCACCATATCAATACCTTTGGCGAAGAACTGATAATTGAGAACGCCGAGGAGGCCCTGAAACAGGTCTGTAGAAAAACAGATGCACAGATAAAAGACTATACGGCCGCCCCTATCTTTATGGAAGGCAACGAAAAAGGGGCCCATGAATGGATCATCGAATTCAGAAAACCGCCCAAAGACATTGCTTATTTTACCGAAATGCTAGATAATGCCTTAAAGGCACTGAACTCAGATTACGAGGCAAAAAGGTACAACAACATTACCCTTACAATGCCCAAGGTGCACGTTGCGAGGGAGAACCTTTTCTATGACTGGCTCAAGGGAAAGGACAAATTGGGCGGTCAGCACAAAATTCCTCGATTGAGCAATAATAGGGA
This portion of the Flagellimonas lutaonensis genome encodes:
- a CDS encoding GH3 auxin-responsive promoter family protein yields the protein MPIPLFNSIASWLLKKRYHQIELFLKYPNDVQNEVLHQLVYFAKDTMLGKEHGFGSIEKYDDFAQRVPVVSYEDVAQTIERTRKGEQNLFWPTQIKWFAKSSGTTNAKSKFIPVSTEALEDCHYKSGKDLLCLYLNNNEDSQLFKGKGLRLGGSKELYEDNGTFFGDLSAILIDNMPLWAEFSSTPSNKVSLMGEWETKIQAIIEESIKENVTSMAGVPSWMLVLLNSVLEKTGKNHLFEIWPNLEVYFHGGVSFVPYKEQYKKLLPRKSFKYYEIYNASEGFFGIQDRNNADDLLLMLDYGIFYEFIPMDGYGTEEERVIPIWEVQTGVNYAMVITTNAGLWRYKIGDTVRFTSTDPYRIRITGRTKHHINTFGEELIIENAEEALKQVCRKTDAQIKDYTAAPIFMEGNEKGAHEWIIEFRKPPKDIAYFTEMLDNALKALNSDYEAKRYNNITLTMPKVHVARENLFYDWLKGKDKLGGQHKIPRLSNNREYIDELLQMNRAALLDKGL